One genomic window of Vibrio mangrovi includes the following:
- a CDS encoding type VI secretion system Vgr family protein, with the protein MATLGFRLTIDGVDDETLVVRDYQGMESVSDSVDHQGQPVYGYRYTIDIASRNSDLTYEQMVDTTALLEVIRDREVVQKVHGVIRNFSRGDTGHHHTFYSLTLVPSLERLSLRHNSRIFQQLDVPEILSILFKEMNISDFAFSVKRECAKREYCVQYRETDLEFFHRLAAEEGLMYRFGHADDRHVLVITDNPEGFGRLAMPVPYNALSGGVSENPYVSTLTERKRTEVSDVQLSDYSFKKPSYHISQSTTAQDMDYQRGDYEHFDHPGRFKDDASGKAFTQVRLEALRRKAHTFEGKSNEARLQAGQRFDLMEHPDSEMNRNYLLVQIAHQGSQPQALEESGGSGATTYANQFAAVPGEQVWQISPRTKPKMTGPTMAVVVGPEGEEIYCDEHGRVKVQFPWDRYGNSDDQSSCWIRVSQGWAGAQYGMMTIPRIGHEVIVHFLNGDPDQPIITGRTYHASNVAPYPLPDNKTKTVLRTETHQGDGYNELSFEDQSGSEKIYLHAQKDTDTLIENDATTHIKHNQSTTIDNDRYSHIKVNDHHTVSGEARTKIAQSQSLVIEGELHVKAGKVWVNEAGTEIHIKAGDNVVIEAGSEITLKAGGSFVKVDPSGVSLSGAGVNLNSGGSAGSGSGVSAQAAVLPKVLDKAAATNEAEFTPGEASLSTDDAEVKTDMPDMEIEGSAASSFSSSATGTAGTAVSKVVSDKVSSSSSSSPESLSDEDKKEDDDENFISYSFSG; encoded by the coding sequence ATGGCAACGTTAGGGTTCAGGCTCACCATCGATGGGGTCGATGATGAGACGCTGGTGGTGCGTGACTATCAGGGCATGGAGTCGGTTTCAGACTCGGTGGATCATCAGGGTCAGCCGGTTTACGGCTATCGTTATACAATTGATATCGCCAGCCGCAACAGTGATTTAACCTATGAGCAGATGGTGGATACCACCGCACTGCTTGAAGTGATCCGGGATAGGGAAGTGGTGCAGAAAGTCCACGGCGTGATCCGCAACTTCAGCCGGGGCGATACCGGTCATCACCATACCTTTTACTCACTGACACTGGTGCCTTCGCTCGAAAGACTCTCTCTGCGCCATAACAGCCGCATCTTCCAGCAACTGGATGTGCCGGAAATTCTCTCGATCCTGTTCAAGGAAATGAACATCAGCGATTTTGCTTTCTCGGTCAAACGCGAATGTGCCAAGCGGGAATACTGCGTGCAGTACCGCGAGACTGATTTAGAGTTCTTCCACCGTCTGGCTGCCGAAGAAGGGTTAATGTACCGCTTCGGTCATGCCGATGACCGGCATGTGCTGGTGATTACCGATAACCCGGAAGGCTTCGGGCGTCTTGCCATGCCGGTGCCTTATAATGCCTTGTCCGGCGGTGTGTCTGAAAATCCGTATGTTTCGACCCTGACCGAGCGTAAGCGGACCGAAGTCAGTGACGTGCAGCTCAGTGACTACAGCTTTAAAAAACCTTCGTACCATATTTCTCAGTCGACCACCGCCCAGGACATGGATTATCAGCGGGGCGACTACGAACACTTCGACCATCCGGGACGCTTTAAAGACGATGCCAGCGGCAAAGCCTTTACTCAGGTCCGCCTTGAAGCGCTGCGCAGAAAAGCCCACACCTTTGAGGGTAAAAGTAACGAAGCGCGGCTTCAGGCCGGTCAGCGTTTTGATTTAATGGAGCACCCGGATAGTGAAATGAACCGCAACTATCTGTTGGTGCAGATTGCGCATCAGGGCAGTCAGCCACAGGCGTTGGAAGAATCCGGCGGCAGCGGCGCGACAACCTACGCGAACCAGTTTGCTGCCGTTCCCGGTGAGCAGGTATGGCAAATCAGCCCGCGCACCAAGCCGAAAATGACCGGCCCGACTATGGCAGTTGTGGTTGGCCCCGAAGGGGAAGAAATCTACTGTGACGAGCATGGCCGGGTGAAAGTACAGTTCCCGTGGGATCGTTACGGCAACTCCGACGATCAGAGTTCCTGCTGGATCCGTGTGTCACAGGGCTGGGCCGGTGCTCAGTACGGCATGATGACAATCCCGCGTATTGGTCACGAAGTGATTGTTCACTTCCTCAACGGCGACCCGGATCAGCCGATTATCACCGGCCGGACTTACCACGCGAGTAATGTCGCGCCGTATCCGCTGCCGGATAACAAAACCAAAACAGTCCTCCGCACAGAAACCCATCAGGGCGACGGTTACAACGAACTGAGTTTTGAAGACCAGTCGGGCAGCGAGAAAATCTATCTGCATGCGCAGAAAGATACCGATACGCTGATTGAAAACGACGCAACCACGCATATCAAGCACAACCAGAGCACGACCATCGACAATGACCGTTACAGTCATATCAAGGTCAACGATCACCACACCGTCAGCGGTGAAGCGAGAACCAAAATCGCCCAGAGCCAGTCACTGGTCATCGAAGGCGAACTGCATGTCAAAGCGGGAAAAGTCTGGGTCAATGAAGCCGGAACAGAAATCCACATCAAGGCCGGAGATAATGTCGTCATCGAAGCCGGTAGTGAAATCACCCTCAAAGCCGGCGGCAGTTTTGTCAAAGTCGACCCGTCAGGCGTTTCCCTCAGCGGCGCCGGGGTGAACCTGAACTCCGGCGGTAGTGCCGGGAGTGGCAGTGGCGTCAGTGCTCAGGCTGCCGTATTACCTAAGGTTTTAGATAAAGCGGCAGCCACCAATGAAGCAGAATTCACACCGGGAGAAGCGTCTCTGTCCACCGACGATGCAGAAGTAAAAACTGACATGCCGGATATGGAGATTGAGGGGAGTGCGGCATCTTCCTTTTCCTCTTCAGCGACGGGGACTGCTGGAACTGCTGTATCGAAAGTTGTATCAGACAAAGTTAGTTCTAGTTCTAGTTCTAGTCCTGAGTCGCTTTCAGATGAAGATAAAAAAGAAGATGATGATGAGAATTTCATCTCTTATAGTTTTTCTGGTTAA
- a CDS encoding glycoside hydrolase family 24 protein, translating into MKFVFPITKEDGKEFPDQQSLETQVQKEENGQFGYNPANKSWHGGIHFTKKNAKWVKNQRPIRAIADGKVVACRIGSDYQTTEFNCHISKYSNDFCLIEHEMSYKEGKTDKSFTFYSLYKHLAPHCEPHAAISLCRRYVISEPRNARAHAGLSGDSVKLEKGVVLEETDCESQIKDNYEFRQFKVVGNPSDGKGIADTGLNIWLAVRETKNLMPSFATKIEKLPGQYKMTRSDRNVRKQAGLEGSAETLHTGTIIEVLDEAGISKDGYEFRIIKIIDNKGTATDLIDNGVKVWLAVSEIKHARNLLKTFATKIKTEEDDNISGQYKMTKSDRRVRKEAGLDGDSETLFTGTIIEAVDDSVDVKDGYDFHEFKIVENKGTDTNIIKNGAHVWLACRDSQDIFPSFTCEASPDWMVHGVIAKVTTNMIVRSDPDPKTKNIGDKIASIKSGTRIFYQKTQNHDWFFLNGKKRLFALCKFIDNDVEIAKGRSLETGWLCIESTYIQPLARKTLELDTLHSLSSSSPYIVKAGDPIGYLGRYDKLNTQKENSFDPEYQIHFEVLSKERPPVGFFERLMDKDSIEKLRWIKDEDSDGFIDKPDPPFLFQEVTRLVTKSDDVQTTEQTKDALLPWDSFRTIVAYHESEWYLNSSEKPFLDDLLEKYRHPQMPDIINHEKQRIDSLIWMQEEKKINFDRCAWHWWPIFRNGISPEEARVRAFLRMIRVGEGTIGEKGYETLFGGESFIKDYKKDWSTHPKILIKTKAFNSTAAGAYQVMGYTWDDPMMKKLREKKYSNLILDFSPLSQDYFCIALLKYKVKGFSGEIKIKVNNKEVIKKYNEKFYVDGKRQSALDLIIRGEIDKAVKVSAFVWASLPPGVYGQPKKEEKEVMKLYNNYLLEEKSGVSDLHLPQGFLEYFK; encoded by the coding sequence ATGAAGTTTGTATTTCCGATAACAAAAGAAGATGGTAAAGAGTTTCCGGATCAACAATCATTAGAAACTCAAGTTCAAAAAGAAGAAAATGGACAATTTGGTTATAACCCAGCTAATAAAAGCTGGCATGGTGGTATTCATTTTACGAAAAAAAATGCAAAATGGGTTAAAAATCAAAGGCCTATTAGGGCAATTGCTGATGGAAAAGTAGTAGCTTGTCGAATTGGTTCTGATTATCAAACAACAGAGTTTAATTGTCATATTTCGAAATATAGTAATGATTTCTGTCTGATTGAGCATGAAATGTCTTACAAGGAAGGGAAGACAGATAAATCTTTCACTTTTTATTCGTTGTATAAACATTTGGCTCCTCACTGTGAACCCCATGCTGCCATTAGTTTATGCCGTCGTTATGTAATAAGTGAGCCTCGTAATGCCCGGGCCCATGCAGGACTGAGTGGAGATTCAGTTAAGTTGGAAAAAGGAGTTGTCCTTGAAGAGACGGATTGTGAATCTCAAATTAAAGATAATTATGAATTTCGTCAGTTCAAAGTAGTAGGCAATCCATCTGATGGTAAAGGGATTGCAGATACGGGATTGAATATATGGCTTGCAGTCAGAGAAACAAAAAACCTGATGCCATCCTTCGCTACAAAAATAGAGAAGCTTCCCGGTCAGTATAAAATGACTAGATCTGACAGAAATGTTCGAAAGCAGGCTGGACTGGAAGGTTCAGCCGAAACGTTACACACAGGTACAATAATCGAAGTTCTGGATGAAGCCGGAATTAGCAAAGATGGTTATGAGTTCCGAATTATTAAAATTATTGATAATAAAGGAACTGCTACTGATTTGATTGATAATGGAGTAAAAGTTTGGTTAGCAGTCTCAGAAATTAAACATGCCAGAAATCTATTAAAGACTTTTGCGACAAAAATTAAAACGGAAGAAGATGATAATATTTCCGGGCAATATAAAATGACTAAGTCTGATCGCAGAGTCCGTAAAGAAGCAGGATTAGATGGAGACTCTGAAACGCTGTTTACTGGCACAATTATTGAGGCTGTTGATGATTCAGTTGATGTAAAAGATGGGTATGATTTCCATGAATTTAAAATAGTTGAGAATAAAGGCACAGATACAAATATAATCAAAAATGGGGCACATGTTTGGTTAGCATGTCGGGACAGCCAAGATATTTTTCCATCTTTTACATGTGAAGCTTCTCCTGATTGGATGGTTCATGGTGTCATTGCGAAAGTTACTACAAATATGATCGTACGTTCTGACCCAGATCCTAAAACTAAAAATATTGGCGACAAGATAGCAAGTATAAAATCAGGAACCCGTATCTTTTATCAGAAGACTCAGAATCATGATTGGTTTTTCCTAAATGGAAAGAAACGTTTATTTGCTCTATGTAAATTTATTGATAACGATGTTGAGATCGCAAAAGGCCGTTCATTAGAAACTGGCTGGTTATGTATTGAAAGTACATATATTCAACCACTAGCAAGGAAAACACTGGAGCTGGATACACTTCATAGTTTAAGTTCTAGTTCCCCATATATAGTTAAAGCTGGAGATCCGATAGGATATCTTGGTCGTTACGATAAACTGAATACTCAAAAAGAAAATTCTTTCGATCCAGAATATCAAATTCATTTTGAAGTATTATCTAAAGAAAGACCACCAGTCGGTTTTTTTGAACGATTGATGGATAAAGATTCAATAGAAAAACTTAGATGGATAAAAGATGAAGATTCGGATGGTTTTATTGATAAACCAGATCCACCATTTCTGTTTCAGGAAGTAACTCGCCTTGTTACCAAAAGTGATGATGTACAAACGACAGAACAGACAAAGGACGCTTTGCTACCGTGGGACAGCTTTAGAACGATTGTCGCCTATCATGAAAGTGAGTGGTATCTGAATTCTTCAGAGAAGCCATTTTTGGATGATTTGTTGGAAAAATATAGGCACCCACAAATGCCTGATATCATTAATCATGAAAAGCAACGGATAGATAGTCTGATATGGATGCAAGAAGAGAAGAAGATTAATTTTGACCGATGTGCATGGCATTGGTGGCCTATTTTTAGAAATGGTATTTCCCCAGAAGAAGCAAGAGTTAGAGCATTTTTAAGAATGATCCGTGTTGGAGAAGGGACTATTGGTGAGAAAGGATATGAGACGCTATTTGGTGGGGAATCTTTCATTAAAGATTATAAAAAAGATTGGTCGACACACCCGAAAATATTGATTAAGACTAAAGCTTTTAATTCAACGGCTGCGGGAGCATACCAAGTAATGGGATATACATGGGATGATCCTATGATGAAAAAATTGAGAGAGAAAAAATATTCTAATCTTATTCTTGATTTCTCCCCACTGTCTCAAGATTATTTTTGTATTGCGCTACTGAAATACAAGGTTAAAGGTTTTTCAGGAGAGATAAAAATCAAAGTAAATAATAAGGAAGTTATAAAGAAGTATAATGAAAAGTTTTATGTAGATGGGAAAAGACAATCAGCTTTAGACCTCATAATACGTGGTGAAATAGATAAGGCAGTCAAAGTGTCAGCATTTGTGTGGGCTAGTTTACCACCTGGTGTTTATGGCCAACCTAAAAAAGAAGAAAAAGAAGTAATGAAGTTATATAATAATTACTTACTGGAAGAAAAGTCAGGAGTAAGTGATTTACATTTGCCCCAAGGATTTTTAGAGTATTTTAAATAA
- a CDS encoding lysozyme inhibitor LprI family protein — MRYLLVFFLYVGFSTYADELICKDKTNASYHICLTNEKNKVKKIANDKFTSIEDKLSKYEDFHDLKMQVIKSKDDWEKQVKSDCSNYIYFIESTSPVSQDQHNICMIHAYRERLSYYDRFIDMIDTFI, encoded by the coding sequence ATGAGATATCTATTGGTATTTTTTCTATATGTTGGTTTTTCTACATATGCAGATGAATTGATATGCAAAGATAAAACAAACGCGTCATATCATATATGTTTAACAAATGAGAAAAATAAGGTCAAAAAAATCGCTAATGATAAATTTACATCTATAGAAGATAAGTTATCTAAATATGAAGATTTTCATGATCTAAAGATGCAAGTTATCAAATCAAAAGATGATTGGGAAAAACAAGTAAAGAGTGATTGTTCTAACTATATCTATTTTATAGAGAGCACATCTCCTGTTAGTCAGGATCAACATAATATATGTATGATTCATGCTTATAGAGAGCGACTAAGTTATTATGATCGATTTATAGATATGATAGATACTTTCATTTGA